A genomic window from Flavobacterium hankyongi includes:
- a CDS encoding DUF5458 family protein — protein sequence MSKEQLQAQNADAAVLEPKKKEVGVKISAEKLAKYGGFDLLETSIEGAQNMNPDRKARRQIFMSEANKEGERETLKKTLQMWANVLKENESLTDMVAQCEDKSKVAEETLLKNLAIAIHETKELEQAYRTIGLFYKNTETDKVKNVTIVNAELDQLQDLDNTRFIDAIHNELVDNYDRLDLKNNYGLLVVPGYLGSNKVVEKWAKIAHENKVMLVTDFAHLDEPDDVMEMFDAAYLTGGDIYRSNVLMTCNWLVGRGKFDVVGESEDLFIPPSAALAGKIYKTLMSQVTAGKKFGGINEVDGVRFDLKKSEIANLENMGLIPMVNEYGKVMAFSGKTLFNGDNLGLQTYSVVRVFDYVTKVLMDFLNRRAFENFTAKTRKEIMGQIVQFLDGITGPDKLIENFEIRRFEQDPIQKDRIYLDIHMKPYFPAKNFMIKMEGQKGDDGTDWDTEYEQK from the coding sequence ATGTCTAAAGAACAACTACAAGCTCAAAATGCAGATGCTGCTGTATTAGAGCCAAAAAAGAAAGAAGTTGGGGTTAAAATAAGTGCTGAAAAATTAGCCAAATATGGAGGATTTGATTTGTTAGAAACTTCAATTGAAGGTGCTCAAAATATGAACCCTGATAGAAAAGCGCGTCGTCAAATTTTTATGAGCGAAGCAAACAAAGAAGGGGAGAGAGAAACTCTTAAAAAAACACTTCAAATGTGGGCTAACGTTTTAAAAGAAAACGAATCATTAACAGATATGGTTGCTCAATGCGAGGATAAAAGTAAAGTAGCAGAGGAAACTTTACTTAAAAATTTAGCAATCGCTATTCACGAAACAAAAGAATTAGAGCAAGCTTACAGAACTATTGGTTTGTTCTACAAAAATACTGAAACTGATAAAGTTAAAAATGTAACTATTGTTAATGCAGAATTAGATCAATTACAAGATTTAGACAATACACGTTTTATTGACGCCATTCACAATGAATTAGTTGATAATTATGATAGATTAGACTTAAAAAATAACTATGGATTGTTAGTGGTTCCTGGTTATTTAGGAAGTAATAAAGTAGTTGAGAAATGGGCAAAAATTGCGCATGAAAACAAAGTAATGCTAGTAACTGACTTCGCGCATCTTGATGAGCCGGATGATGTAATGGAAATGTTTGATGCTGCTTATTTAACAGGTGGAGATATTTATCGTTCAAATGTATTGATGACTTGTAACTGGTTAGTTGGAAGAGGTAAATTTGATGTTGTAGGTGAATCTGAAGATTTATTTATTCCACCATCTGCTGCTCTTGCTGGAAAAATTTACAAAACATTAATGTCTCAAGTTACTGCTGGTAAGAAATTTGGTGGTATCAACGAGGTTGATGGAGTTCGTTTTGACTTAAAGAAAAGCGAAATAGCTAACTTAGAGAACATGGGATTAATCCCGATGGTTAATGAGTATGGTAAAGTAATGGCTTTCTCTGGAAAAACTTTATTTAACGGTGATAATTTAGGATTACAAACATATTCTGTTGTTCGTGTTTTCGATTATGTAACTAAAGTATTAATGGATTTCTTAAACAGAAGAGCATTCGAAAACTTTACTGCTAAGACAAGAAAAGAAATCATGGGACAAATTGTTCAGTTTTTAGATGGAATTACTGGTCCAGATAAATTAATTGAAAATTTTGAAATAAGAAGATTTGAACAAGATCCTATTCAAAAAGATAGAATCTATTTAGATATTCACATGAAACCATATTTTCCAGCTAAAAACTTCATGATCAAAATGGAAGGTCAAAAAGGTGATGATGGAACTGATTGGGATACAGAATACGAACAAAAATAA
- a CDS encoding type VI secretion system transmembrane protein TssO — protein MEVLNKKERAKSFLAFLCVFGITMAVIIGAIFFDYYLPWKENSELKKENDMMSREFMFQEEFAKNMEDLKSSIDSLNAPGQDFYYNQQKAISTIITMQQSIPTKDSLMRDNMYDNIILTNRQLIDAKKSIQMMGESKEEMDKLLQQIETYKSELEIVKRDLEVCRQINKAN, from the coding sequence ATGGAAGTTTTAAATAAGAAAGAAAGAGCAAAGTCTTTTTTAGCTTTTTTATGTGTTTTTGGAATTACAATGGCAGTAATCATTGGTGCAATTTTCTTTGATTATTATCTACCATGGAAAGAAAACAGTGAATTAAAAAAAGAAAATGATATGATGAGTAGAGAGTTCATGTTTCAGGAAGAGTTTGCTAAAAATATGGAAGATTTAAAATCTTCAATAGATTCTCTAAATGCTCCTGGACAGGATTTTTATTACAATCAGCAAAAAGCAATTTCTACTATCATCACTATGCAGCAATCTATCCCTACAAAAGATAGTTTGATGAGAGATAATATGTATGACAATATTATTCTAACCAATAGACAATTAATTGATGCTAAAAAAAGTATTCAAATGATGGGAGAGAGTAAAGAGGAAATGGACAAACTGCTACAACAGATTGAAACGTATAAAAGTGAACTTGAAATAGTTAAACGTGATTTAGAAGTTTGTCGTCAAATAAATAAAGCAAATTAA